From Streptomyces sp. SAI-135:
CCAGATGGTCTCCACCATCACGAACAGGTCGGAATCCGCAGCCGACACCTTGTCGAGGGTGCGCAGGGCGTCCTCGGCCCGTTCGACGCTCACGCGCCGTGTCGTCAGCCGGTGCAGTCCCTCACGCCGCCACAGTTCGGCGTTCGAGACGCCCGGTACGGAGGCGTCGCTGTTCTCGACCTCGTCGGAGGCGCCCTCGTCGTTGTCGGTCGGTGCCCGGAACAGCTCCAGCCGTGGATCCGACACAGCCCGCCCGGCCAGACGTACCAAGGACCCGTCGACGAACTCCGCCACGCCCAGGGTCAGCGTTCCGGTGCCCTGCTGCCAGTCTGCCCGGGTGCGCACGGCGGGGACGGGACGACGTACCGAGCGGTCCGACTGGGCCGTCGCCACCACGTGCCCTTCCTCGGCCCAAGGGGTCGCCGTGGCCAGTACGGCCTCGACGGTGAGCCAGGTCTCGGCGTCCGGGGCGACGGGGACCGGCGGCAGTGGCACCCACTCCGACCCTCCCGCCGCGACGACGGGCGCTTCCAGTTCGCCCGACTCCACAACTCGTCCGTCATGCTCGACACGCCACCGCAACCGCAGGTCCGAGGTGTCGGCCGAGTGCCGCAGGTTCGAGACGCCGAGCTTGTCTCCTTCGAAGGAGAACGCCATGGGCTGCACGACCGCCTTGAACTCGTGCAGGCTCGGCGTCGGCGTGTCGTCGCTGAGGACCATGCCGTCCATCACGAAGTTGCCGTCGTGCACGACCTCGCCGAAGTCACCGCCGTAGGCGTAGAACGGCGTGCCCTCCGCTGTCCTCGCCAGGATGCCGTGGTCGCGCCACTCCCACACGAAGCCGCCGTGCAGGCGGGGGTGTGCGTGCACCAGCGCCTCGTACTGATCGAAGGCTCCAGGCCCGTTTCCCATGGCGTGGGCGTACTCGCACAGCAGGAACGGCTTCGTACGCTGCCGCGCTCCCTGGGCGGGAGTGCAGTCGAGCAGCGGCACGCGTGAACCGTCGGTGCCGATCGCCTCGGTCTCCGGCACGGACGAGTACATGCGGGAGTAGACGTCCGTGTACTCGCCGGCATGATCGCCCTCGTAGTGCACGGGCCGGCCGGCGTCGCGGGCGTGGACCCAGGAGGACATGGCGGCCAGGTTGCTGCCGGTGCCCGCCTCGTTGCCGAGCGACCAGATGACGATGCTCGGGTGGTTCTTGTCCCGTTCCACCGTGCGGCGGATGCGGTCGAGGTACGCCTCGCGCCAGGCCGGGTCGTCGCTGGGATTCCCCTTCCAGTCGACCTTGTGGAATCCGTGCGTCTCCAGGTCGCATTCGAGAATGACCCAGAAGCCGTACTCGTCGGCGAGGTCGAGCAGCCTCGGGTGTGGCGGGTAGTGGCTGGTGCGGATGGCGTTGACATTGAACCGCTTCATCAGGGCGAGGTCCTCGCGGGCGTGCTCCTCGTCGAAGACACGGCCGCGCTCGGGGTGCGTCTCGTGGCGGTTCACGCCGTGGAAGACCACGCGCCGGCCGTTGACCAGGAACTGGTCCCCCCGGATCTCCACGGTGCGGAAGCCCACGCGCAGGGAGATGGTCTCGGCCGCGTTGGACACCGTGGCCTGGTAGAGGCGAGGGCGCTCGGCGGACCAGGGTTCGACCTCGGGGAGGTCGAGGGGAGCGAGGTCGGCTGCCGTGGCCCATGTCTCCTCGATGCCGAGTTCGGGGATGCGCAGCGTGACGGGGAAAGCCGTCGTGTCGGCGACGATCTCGGGGTCGATGTGCCCGCGGCCGGAGTCGAAGCCGGTCCGCAGCCAGACGTCCTCGATGCCGGCCGCGGGGCGGGCGAGGAGCGTGACGTCACGGAAGATGCCCGGCAGCCACCACTGGTCCTGGTCCTCGAGGTAGCTCGCGGCGGACCACTGGTGCACCCGTACGGCGATGACGTTGTCGCCCTGACGTACCGACGACGTCACGTCGAACTCGTGGGCGAGGCGGCTGCCGCCGGCGCTGCCGGCCTCGACCCCGTTGACCCACACGCGGAACAGTGACTCGACACCGTCGAAGCGCAGCACGACCCGCTCGGCGTCCGTCCAGTCCGCAGGCAGTTCGAAGGCGCGCCGGTAGTCACCGGTCGGGTTCTCGTCGGGGACGTACGGCGGGTCTATCGGGAACGGGAACTGGACGTTGGTGTAGATCGGCCGGCCGTGGGCGCCGTCGCCCTGGAGTACCCAGTGCGAGGGCACGGCCATGTCGTGCCAGTCGTGGTCGTCGAAGCCCTCGGCGGCGAAGTCCTCCGCCACCGTCGCCGTAGGGGACAGGCGGAAGCGCCAGGAGCCGTTCAGGGACAGGGCGGGGGCGTCGGAGTGGAGCCAGGAGCGGGCCGGGCGGAGTGCGCCGCGCCCCGGCGTGACGTCCGATACGAGGGCGGAGAGCTCGGAAGGCAAGGGTGAACTACTTTCTGCTGGCAAGTGGCGTGCTGGCGGCGGGACTTGACGGTCACCTGAGCACGAGGGTCCGGATCTCCCAGGGGCCGAGGGAGAGTTCGAGTCCGTCGTCGACCGGCACCGGGGCGAGGGCTCTGCCGAGCAGGTCGACCGTGGTGGCTTCGGTGAACGTTCCGGTCAGGCGGACCGTGGAGGCGGTATCCCGCAGGGCGGTCAACCGGATCTCGGTCCCGGTGCCGAGGGCGGGGTCGACGACGCGGCGGACGCAGGAGACCTGGACGTTCTCACCGTCGACCCGGATCCCGGCCGCGGCAGGCGGCAGTTGTCCGTCACCGGGCCCGGTGCCGCGGGTGACGAGCACCTCGTTGCGGAACTCCTCGGCCAGGGCGACGGCTCGGGCATCCTGCCAGCCTGCCGCCGAGGGGACGACGGCGAAGCGGTGCTCGATCCGCACGCCGAGCTCCTGGGCGCCGGGCGTGGGGATCTCGCTCGCCGCGGGCTCGTCCCTCAGGGGGTGGATGTTGACACTGATCGACCCGATGGCGCGCAGCAGGGTGAGGGCGAGGGCGGAGCCGTCCTCGACCAGTTCGTACTCGGTGGAGTGGTCGAGCAGCACGGTGGCCGCGCCCGCCGACACGAAGGCACTGGCGGGGAAGGTCGGCAGCGGGTACTCGCCCCAGCCGCCCTCAGCGGTGAGACCGCGGGCGGTGACGGCGAACTGCCCGGCGGCCGCGGAGCCTTCCACCCGCTCGGGCAGCGGCACGTGCAGGCGCAGCCGGTGGTCGGCGGACCGGTTGAGGAACGAGGTGGAGACACGGACGAACGGTTCCCCGGTGCGTACCTCCACGAGCATCTCCACCGGCGTGCGCACCCTTTGTTCGCTGCGCACGTCACGGTCGCTGGAGAGCGCGGCCGGCCATGCGTAGAGGCGCGTGACGCGCAGCCGGGCGCGCAGGGGACCGCTCTCGACGAGGTCGACGGTGACGTGCACGGGCTCGGACACCACGACGTCGGCGGCCGGGGGTGCGTAGTTGTAGCTGTCACCCCGGTCGCCGCCGTCGACGAGCCGGCCGACGCCGTACAGGACCGTCCCGTCGGGGCCGGTCACGTCCAGGGTGCCGTCCGCGGCCACTTCGACCTCGACCAGTCCGTTGGAGAGGGTGCGCGAGGTGGCGGTGGCGGGTGCGACCGGCGGCTTGGGGGCGGCGGACGGCTCGCCCGCCTCGACGCGGAAGCTCGTCAGGCCGAGGGCCGGGACGTGCACCGGCACCAGCGCGCTCGCGCGGGCCTGCGTCAGTGTCCGCACCTGCCACTGGCCCGGGTGCGCGGCGGCCGCCGCGGCGACCTCCCGACGCAGCACCATCAGATCGAAGGGCCCGCTGGTGGGGACCTCGGCGAGATGGAAGACGAGCGAGTGGGGGGTGAGCTCGTAGTGGTCGATGAGCCGGCCGAAGAGCTCGCGGCGGTGGATGCGGCGCAGCACCCGCTCCAGATGCAAGGCGTCCATGCGTTCGTCGCTGAGGACGGTGGGGGCCTCGGAGACCAGTTGCACGGGCTGCACGGAACCGTCGGCCGACCGTGCGATCAGGACCGCGCCTTCGCCGGGCGCCACGACATCCACCTCGACCAGCGCGGTACGCGGGGACGTGAGCGGGTTGGCGACCAGGTGGCCGTCCGCGGGCACCAGTGCTGCGGGGGCGGCGAGTGCCGCGTCGCGCACCGCGCGGGCGGTCTGCGCGGCCTCGGCGAGACGTGCCGCGACCTGGTCGCAGGTCTCGTCGGTGCCCGATCCCACCACCGAGTCGTGCGCCGTCGATTCGATGATCTTGTGCCAGGCGAGGGCGAGAAAGGGGGAGTCGTCCTGTGCGGAGCACAGCGCGTTCATGCGCTCGGCGTGGTCGACCGTGCGTTCGGCGAGGGCCATCCGCTGCTTGAGGCCGAGCCGCACCGACAGGACGCCGGGCAGGATGTTCCCGCGTACGTGGCTGCGCAGTTCACCGGTGACGACGGCCTGGACCTCGTCGCGCGTGTGCTTGCGGATGTACTCGTCGAGCGTCGCGACGGTGATGGCACGGCCCTCCTCGGCGGCCCGCCGCAGCCAGGACGCCAGGCGAGGATCCGGCGCGTGGTGAT
This genomic window contains:
- a CDS encoding glycoside hydrolase family 2 TIM barrel-domain containing protein, producing MPSELSALVSDVTPGRGALRPARSWLHSDAPALSLNGSWRFRLSPTATVAEDFAAEGFDDHDWHDMAVPSHWVLQGDGAHGRPIYTNVQFPFPIDPPYVPDENPTGDYRRAFELPADWTDAERVVLRFDGVESLFRVWVNGVEAGSAGGSRLAHEFDVTSSVRQGDNVIAVRVHQWSAASYLEDQDQWWLPGIFRDVTLLARPAAGIEDVWLRTGFDSGRGHIDPEIVADTTAFPVTLRIPELGIEETWATAADLAPLDLPEVEPWSAERPRLYQATVSNAAETISLRVGFRTVEIRGDQFLVNGRRVVFHGVNRHETHPERGRVFDEEHAREDLALMKRFNVNAIRTSHYPPHPRLLDLADEYGFWVILECDLETHGFHKVDWKGNPSDDPAWREAYLDRIRRTVERDKNHPSIVIWSLGNEAGTGSNLAAMSSWVHARDAGRPVHYEGDHAGEYTDVYSRMYSSVPETEAIGTDGSRVPLLDCTPAQGARQRTKPFLLCEYAHAMGNGPGAFDQYEALVHAHPRLHGGFVWEWRDHGILARTAEGTPFYAYGGDFGEVVHDGNFVMDGMVLSDDTPTPSLHEFKAVVQPMAFSFEGDKLGVSNLRHSADTSDLRLRWRVEHDGRVVESGELEAPVVAAGGSEWVPLPPVPVAPDAETWLTVEAVLATATPWAEEGHVVATAQSDRSVRRPVPAVRTRADWQQGTGTLTLGVAEFVDGSLVRLAGRAVSDPRLELFRAPTDNDEGASDEVENSDASVPGVSNAELWRREGLHRLTTRRVSVERAEDALRTLDKVSAADSDLFVMVETIWTLDGGELELRVEIEPSSGWRTVWPRVGIRLALPDGTQPVDGAEWFGLGPLESYPDSVRAALTGRFSSSVRDLAVDYARPQETGHRSGLRELSLTSGGHEVLHLVALPDTRGRRPGFVLSRHTPQEITAADHPYELPVSTTTHLHIDAAQHGLGSRACGPDVWPDFALRPEAYTIRLRIGGPR
- a CDS encoding alpha-mannosidase, yielding MPDSAVFVPHFHWDREWYEPFQVFRHRLVQALDTVLETAEADPDFRFTVDGQMAAVEDYLEMRPENRDRLAALVREGRLAVGPWLILLDEFLCSGETIVRNLQMGWAAADRLGGAMPIGYLPDMFGHIAQMPQILARAGIEHAALWRGVPGTVDGHAFRWRAPDGSQVRTEFLFDGYDNGLDVLLVPDRIAGALDEYAGMTAERWGGDPVLAMAGTDHHAPDPRLASWLRRAAEEGRAITVATLDEYIRKHTRDEVQAVVTGELRSHVRGNILPGVLSVRLGLKQRMALAERTVDHAERMNALCSAQDDSPFLALAWHKIIESTAHDSVVGSGTDETCDQVAARLAEAAQTARAVRDAALAAPAALVPADGHLVANPLTSPRTALVEVDVVAPGEGAVLIARSADGSVQPVQLVSEAPTVLSDERMDALHLERVLRRIHRRELFGRLIDHYELTPHSLVFHLAEVPTSGPFDLMVLRREVAAAAAAHPGQWQVRTLTQARASALVPVHVPALGLTSFRVEAGEPSAAPKPPVAPATATSRTLSNGLVEVEVAADGTLDVTGPDGTVLYGVGRLVDGGDRGDSYNYAPPAADVVVSEPVHVTVDLVESGPLRARLRVTRLYAWPAALSSDRDVRSEQRVRTPVEMLVEVRTGEPFVRVSTSFLNRSADHRLRLHVPLPERVEGSAAAGQFAVTARGLTAEGGWGEYPLPTFPASAFVSAGAATVLLDHSTEYELVEDGSALALTLLRAIGSISVNIHPLRDEPAASEIPTPGAQELGVRIEHRFAVVPSAAGWQDARAVALAEEFRNEVLVTRGTGPGDGQLPPAAAGIRVDGENVQVSCVRRVVDPALGTGTEIRLTALRDTASTVRLTGTFTEATTVDLLGRALAPVPVDDGLELSLGPWEIRTLVLR